In one window of Synechococcus sp. M16CYN DNA:
- a CDS encoding NAD(P)H-quinone oxidoreductase subunit J has product MSEVSPSEQPPKDPSLTVATSGCGAVSQWLSSQNFHHDVLEPDHIGIEQIGVEPAVLPIVAAALKSHGFDYLQCQGGYDEGPGERLVCFYHFLAMAEQVESTMAGKSSILREVRLKVFLSREGTPSVPSIYGLFRGADWQEREIFDMYGIQFEGHPHPKRLLMPEDWKGWPLRKDYVQPDFYEMQDAY; this is encoded by the coding sequence ATGAGTGAGGTTTCACCGTCTGAACAACCACCTAAGGATCCCAGTCTTACTGTCGCTACGTCAGGATGTGGCGCTGTGAGCCAATGGCTAAGCAGTCAGAACTTTCATCACGATGTGCTCGAGCCAGATCATATTGGCATAGAGCAGATTGGGGTCGAACCGGCTGTATTACCAATCGTCGCTGCCGCTCTCAAAAGTCATGGTTTTGATTATCTTCAATGTCAGGGCGGTTACGATGAAGGTCCTGGAGAGCGACTGGTTTGTTTTTATCACTTTCTTGCCATGGCTGAGCAAGTAGAGTCAACGATGGCAGGAAAAAGTTCAATATTGCGAGAGGTACGATTAAAGGTATTCCTCAGTCGTGAGGGTACTCCATCGGTTCCTTCTATTTACGGTCTGTTTCGCGGCGCTGACTGGCAGGAACGAGAAATATTTGACATGTATGGCATTCAATTTGAAGGTCATCCTCATCCTAAGCGCCTGTTAATGCCGGAGGATTGGAAAGGCTGGCCATTACGCAAGGATTATGTCCAGCCCGACTTCTATGAAATGCAAGATGCTTATTGA
- a CDS encoding rubredoxin: protein MASVAKAVEAPVEPTPETDPRTHRFECRSCGYVYDPEEGVKKIGIEVGTAFIDLNPFSFRCPVCRSKVAAFRDIGPRSKASGFQENLGYGLGVNRMTPGQKNVLIFGSLALGFAFFLSLYSLR, encoded by the coding sequence ATTGCGTCTGTCGCCAAGGCAGTTGAGGCGCCCGTTGAACCAACTCCTGAGACTGATCCTCGAACCCATCGGTTCGAATGCCGCAGTTGCGGATACGTATACGATCCTGAAGAAGGGGTGAAAAAGATCGGCATCGAGGTTGGTACGGCCTTTATAGATCTCAACCCTTTTAGTTTCCGTTGTCCTGTGTGCCGTAGCAAAGTAGCTGCATTTCGCGATATCGGACCTCGCAGTAAAGCCAGCGGTTTTCAGGAAAACCTCGGCTACGGGCTCGGCGTTAACCGCATGACGCCTGGCCAAAAGAACGTTTTGATCTTTGGAAGTCTTGCCCTGGGCTTTGCTTTCTTTCTCTCTCTCTATTCCCTGCGCTAA
- the psbE gene encoding cytochrome b559 subunit alpha: MAAGSTGERPFFEIITSIRYWVIHAITLPSIFLAGFLFVSTGLAYDAFGTPRPDAYFQVTESKAPVVSQRYEGKSQLDVRLK; the protein is encoded by the coding sequence ATGGCTGCAGGTTCCACTGGAGAGCGCCCATTCTTCGAAATCATCACCAGCATCCGTTACTGGGTAATACACGCGATAACACTGCCATCAATCTTCTTAGCTGGGTTCCTTTTTGTTTCAACAGGTTTAGCTTATGATGCGTTCGGGACACCTCGACCTGATGCTTACTTCCAAGTCACAGAAAGTAAAGCTCCTGTGGTGAGCCAACGTTACGAAGGTAAGTCTCAACTCGACGTCCGCTTGAAATAG
- a CDS encoding NAD(P)H-quinone oxidoreductase subunit 3, producing MFTLPGYDAFLGFLLVAAAVPVLALVTNKLLAPKSRAGERRLTYESGMEPIGGAWIQFNIRYYMFALVFVIFDVETVFLYPWAVAFHRLGLLAFVEALIFIAILLIALAYAWRKGALEWS from the coding sequence ATGTTTACCCTGCCGGGTTACGACGCTTTTCTGGGGTTCTTGCTGGTCGCGGCGGCGGTTCCGGTTCTGGCGTTGGTCACTAATAAATTGCTGGCTCCAAAAAGCCGTGCCGGTGAACGTCGGCTCACCTACGAATCCGGTATGGAGCCGATCGGCGGCGCATGGATTCAATTCAACATTCGCTATTACATGTTCGCTTTGGTGTTCGTTATTTTCGATGTCGAAACAGTATTCCTCTATCCTTGGGCTGTCGCCTTTCATCGCCTAGGTCTTTTGGCGTTTGTCGAAGCATTGATCTTCATCGCCATCCTATTAATAGCCCTTGCCTACGCCTGGCGCAAAGGTGCCCTCGAATGGAGTTAA
- a CDS encoding NADH dehydrogenase subunit K: MPEIPSVRAIRDLRETSCGSVGTPAVTSELSENVIFTSLDDLHNWARLSSLWPLLYGTACCFIEFAALLGSRFDFDRFGLVPRSSPRQADLLIVAGTVTMKMAPALVRLYEQMPEPKYVIAMGACTITGGMFSADSTTAVRGVDKLIPVDLYLPGCPPRPEAIFDAVIKLRKKVGDESLAERHKHQQTHRYFTIFHQMKQVEPQVTGTYLRAETQQAALAASSAGQSLATDAAVAEATPEIAQP, encoded by the coding sequence ATGCCTGAAATCCCTTCAGTCAGAGCCATTCGCGACCTGCGAGAGACCAGTTGTGGTTCCGTTGGTACGCCCGCCGTTACTAGCGAATTAAGTGAAAACGTCATCTTTACTAGCCTAGATGATCTTCATAACTGGGCCCGGCTTAGTAGCCTCTGGCCTTTGCTTTATGGCACAGCATGCTGTTTCATCGAATTCGCAGCCCTTCTTGGATCTCGTTTTGATTTCGACCGATTTGGTTTAGTGCCGCGTAGTTCGCCTCGTCAGGCAGATTTGCTGATCGTCGCTGGTACTGTCACAATGAAAATGGCCCCGGCCTTGGTGCGTCTCTACGAGCAGATGCCTGAACCAAAGTATGTCATCGCCATGGGTGCTTGCACAATCACTGGTGGCATGTTTAGTGCCGACTCCACGACAGCGGTGCGTGGGGTTGACAAGCTAATCCCTGTGGACCTGTATCTGCCAGGATGCCCTCCCCGTCCAGAGGCTATTTTTGATGCGGTGATTAAGCTAAGGAAGAAGGTGGGAGATGAATCTCTCGCTGAGCGTCACAAGCATCAGCAAACGCACCGCTATTTCACCATTTTCCATCAAATGAAACAAGTAGAGCCGCAAGTGACTGGTACTTATTTGCGTGCTGAAACTCAACAAGCGGCTCTGGCTGCATCCTCTGCCGGCCAATCATTGGCGACCGATGCTGCTGTTGCGGAGGCTACTCCTGAGATAGCTCAACCATGA
- a CDS encoding photosynthesis system II assembly factor Ycf48, producing MTRLLSSAINLFLVLMLGVGLGGCVSTRVPTASTSPWQAIDLKTQSNPLDIAFTDPNHGFLVGSNRMVQETDDGGSCWNERSLDLPDEENFRLISIDFSGQEGWIAGQPGLLMHSTNGGQNWTRLLLDTKLPGEPYLITALGKNAAELATNVGAVYKTNNGGESWEAKVTDAAGAVRDLRRGDNGDYVSVSSLGNFYATWKPGDTVWQVHQRVSSQRLQSIGYQPDGNLWMVARGAQIRLNNEDGNLESWGKAIIPITNGYGYMDMAWDEDNGIWVGGGNGTLLVSRDGGESWETDPVGKLQPSNFTRFVLDGDHMFILGERGSLLRWAGDTV from the coding sequence ATGACCCGATTGTTGTCTTCTGCCATCAATCTCTTCCTGGTGCTGATGCTCGGCGTTGGACTGGGTGGCTGTGTTTCCACAAGGGTACCAACAGCTAGTACTAGCCCCTGGCAAGCCATCGACCTCAAAACACAATCCAATCCCCTTGACATCGCTTTTACAGATCCCAACCACGGTTTTTTGGTGGGCAGCAATCGCATGGTTCAAGAGACCGACGATGGTGGATCGTGTTGGAACGAACGCAGCCTTGATCTGCCTGATGAGGAAAATTTTCGACTCATCAGTATTGACTTCAGCGGACAAGAAGGCTGGATTGCTGGTCAGCCAGGTCTGCTTATGCACAGCACTAACGGTGGCCAGAACTGGACGCGCCTTTTACTCGACACTAAACTGCCTGGCGAGCCATACCTAATCACAGCTCTCGGCAAAAACGCTGCCGAGCTTGCCACGAACGTGGGTGCTGTCTACAAGACCAACAATGGTGGTGAGAGTTGGGAGGCAAAAGTGACTGATGCTGCAGGTGCTGTTCGTGATCTGCGTCGCGGAGATAACGGCGATTACGTGAGTGTGAGCAGCCTTGGCAATTTTTATGCCACCTGGAAACCGGGTGACACCGTTTGGCAGGTTCACCAAAGAGTAAGCAGCCAGCGCCTGCAAAGCATCGGTTATCAACCTGACGGAAACCTTTGGATGGTTGCCCGAGGTGCACAAATCCGTCTCAATAACGAAGACGGCAACTTAGAGAGCTGGGGTAAGGCAATTATCCCAATCACCAACGGTTATGGCTATATGGACATGGCTTGGGATGAGGACAATGGTATTTGGGTTGGCGGTGGCAATGGAACACTTCTGGTGAGCCGTGACGGAGGTGAGAGCTGGGAGACGGATCCAGTTGGGAAGCTCCAGCCCAGCAACTTCACCCGTTTTGTCCTGGACGGCGATCATATGTTTATCCTAGGAGAGCGCGGCAGTCTTCTACGTTGGGCCGGCGACACTGTGTAA